The following are from one region of the Mycobacterium sp. 050128 genome:
- a CDS encoding type II toxin-antitoxin system VapC family toxin, with product MRIYLDTSALVKLVVVEAESVALQNFLAEQRHDTLFSAALARTELIRAVFPNGPQAIGHARDLLHGLDIITLSRQLLDDAGTLQPLTLRSLDAIHLVAAQRAGDTLRTVITYDARMLAAAAELGIPTAAPG from the coding sequence ATGCGAATCTATTTGGACACGTCCGCGTTGGTGAAACTCGTTGTCGTCGAGGCGGAATCGGTAGCGCTGCAAAACTTCCTCGCTGAGCAACGCCACGACACCCTGTTCTCAGCAGCCCTGGCGCGCACTGAACTGATACGGGCAGTCTTCCCGAACGGGCCCCAAGCCATTGGTCACGCACGCGACCTCCTGCACGGCTTGGACATCATCACGCTGAGCCGACAGTTACTCGACGACGCAGGCACGTTGCAGCCACTAACCCTTCGCAGTCTCGACGCCATTCACCTCGTTGCCGCACAGCGTGCCGGCGACACCCTACGTACGGTGATCACCTATGACGCCCGGATGCTCGCAGCGGCAGCCGAATTGGGGATCCCCACCGCAGCACCAGGCTAG
- a CDS encoding DUF2637 domain-containing protein, whose product MVAEETTKETRAAVRFFWTWLLLATSVSVAGNVAHAVLTAPPGTVRLAAAAAVVPPAVLLGATHSVALLVKTRRVGFIYWLALAMTFALAGCAFILSFDALRDLAVALGMPASRAWLWPVAIDVSIANSTLSLLSLSPPRAVPAAAPASEHVDEVRDVLAAAATSSAQAAQGVASSPRARQPRASQPAARPAPPPLAPSPPAGPSKPYRSRSEGANRSLAAVDAVPGASVDVKQWRPAADQLVRDGVTSKDPAVVAAVLAENAAGTAPSTIGRRHNLHHSTVGRIVAGAQHRGLFTRRIAGGPVLSGVDLSESPAAC is encoded by the coding sequence ATGGTTGCTGAGGAAACCACCAAAGAGACGCGCGCGGCGGTGCGTTTCTTCTGGACGTGGCTGTTGTTGGCGACCAGCGTTTCGGTCGCCGGCAACGTCGCCCACGCCGTGTTGACCGCGCCCCCGGGAACCGTTCGACTCGCCGCGGCGGCGGCTGTCGTGCCGCCGGCGGTGCTCTTAGGGGCCACCCACTCGGTGGCCCTGTTGGTCAAGACCCGACGCGTCGGCTTCATCTACTGGCTCGCGCTGGCGATGACCTTCGCTCTGGCAGGGTGCGCGTTCATCCTGTCATTTGACGCGCTGCGTGACCTGGCGGTAGCGCTGGGCATGCCAGCATCTCGAGCATGGCTATGGCCGGTGGCCATCGACGTGTCGATCGCCAATTCCACGCTGTCGCTGTTGTCGCTTTCTCCCCCACGCGCGGTGCCCGCAGCCGCGCCGGCTTCCGAGCATGTCGACGAGGTGCGTGACGTGCTAGCCGCGGCTGCTACCTCGTCAGCTCAGGCGGCACAGGGTGTGGCTTCCTCACCGCGAGCGAGGCAGCCACGGGCTTCGCAACCCGCTGCACGGCCCGCTCCCCCGCCGCTGGCTCCTTCTCCACCGGCTGGGCCCAGTAAGCCGTATCGGTCGCGATCAGAGGGTGCGAACCGGTCGCTGGCGGCCGTGGACGCTGTGCCCGGTGCGAGTGTGGACGTCAAGCAGTGGCGGCCGGCGGCCGATCAGCTGGTTCGCGACGGTGTGACGTCAAAGGATCCGGCGGTCGTGGCGGCCGTGTTGGCTGAAAACGCTGCGGGAACCGCGCCGAGCACCATCGGCCGCCGCCACAATCTGCATCACAGCACGGTCGGACGTATTGTGGCCGGCGCCCAGCACCGTGGGTTGTTTACCCGGCGGATTGCAGGCGGGCCGGTGTTGAGCGGGGTTGATTTGTCCGAATCTCCGGCTGCCTGCTGA
- a CDS encoding type II toxin-antitoxin system Phd/YefM family antitoxin: MRAIGVRELRQNASKYLEDVAAGESIEITDRGRPVARLVPVTGDPWQDLVNSGEVVLAARPLKADDLEPQSYPHSPTEALEQLRHDER; encoded by the coding sequence ATGAGGGCGATAGGGGTTCGCGAGCTTCGGCAGAACGCCAGCAAGTACCTTGAGGACGTCGCAGCGGGGGAGTCGATCGAGATAACTGACCGCGGCCGCCCGGTCGCGCGTCTCGTGCCCGTTACAGGGGATCCATGGCAAGACCTCGTCAACTCCGGCGAGGTTGTGTTGGCGGCTCGTCCTTTGAAGGCCGACGACCTTGAGCCGCAGAGTTACCCGCACAGTCCCACTGAGGCTCTAGAACAACTACGGCACGATGAACGCTAG
- a CDS encoding DUF5631 domain-containing protein, protein MTDETATLAEYLEKDLQRITGSANKQLGMVKRAGLTDVGWRAAEARVIDEARARAVRRVESTIRQLEMMKAQVRARRQTAQVARRFSTADLEKTQVIPAVPAAEPDVVAPAIDETQVIPVVPATEPVVSDRTLDQTQVIPVVTAEPVTAEPVAEEPATEISADDDLDSSGGRHRAPSEDATVDVAIPVQPEVREPEPEPVAVSEPEAVNEPEPEPVAVSEPEPEPEPEPEPEAVSEPEPEPVAVSEPEPEPEPEPEPEREPEPEPEPELVEAPAAAVNAESDSERLHRLLAFVVRQDPGLNWAVGDLADGTTLLVTDLAHGWIPPGITLPVGVRLLAPGRQTGKASALLGEAIRTATYTPGDRVGRATDFAATESSVQARELPAVEDISWELGRVTHWRDGLPRLVHTLAKAATAGTGVVEEEADLLRVHLDTARYQLLSQYPDVVPALLLNCLLLAATESSVAGDATSANYHLAWFQKLDEPPASQWTAET, encoded by the coding sequence GTGACAGACGAAACCGCCACGCTCGCAGAGTATCTCGAGAAAGACCTGCAACGAATCACCGGCAGCGCCAACAAACAGCTGGGGATGGTCAAGCGAGCGGGACTCACCGATGTGGGCTGGCGCGCGGCAGAGGCTCGCGTGATCGACGAAGCCCGTGCGCGTGCCGTTCGGCGCGTCGAATCGACGATTCGCCAGCTGGAGATGATGAAGGCTCAGGTACGCGCGCGACGCCAAACCGCACAGGTCGCGCGACGTTTCAGCACGGCCGACCTGGAAAAGACGCAAGTCATCCCCGCGGTCCCGGCGGCGGAACCCGATGTGGTTGCGCCGGCGATCGACGAAACCCAAGTCATCCCGGTGGTCCCGGCTACAGAGCCCGTCGTCAGTGATCGGACGCTCGACCAGACGCAAGTCATACCGGTCGTCACCGCCGAGCCTGTCACCGCCGAGCCCGTTGCTGAAGAGCCGGCAACCGAGATCTCCGCGGACGACGACCTCGATTCTTCCGGGGGCCGGCATCGAGCTCCTTCCGAGGATGCCACGGTGGACGTCGCTATCCCGGTGCAACCGGAAGTCCGGGAACCGGAACCCGAGCCGGTGGCTGTCAGCGAGCCGGAGGCCGTCAACGAGCCGGAGCCCGAGCCGGTGGCCGTCAGCGAACCGGAGCCCGAGCCCGAGCCGGAACCCGAGCCGGAGGCTGTCAGCGAGCCCGAGCCCGAGCCGGTGGCCGTCAGCGAACCGGAGCCCGAGCCGGAACCCGAGCCCGAGCCCGAGCGCGAACCGGAGCCGGAACCGGAACCGGAACTCGTGGAAGCCCCGGCGGCCGCAGTCAACGCCGAATCCGATTCCGAACGATTGCACCGGCTGTTAGCGTTCGTCGTCCGGCAAGACCCCGGGCTGAACTGGGCAGTCGGCGATCTCGCGGACGGCACGACGCTGTTGGTCACCGATCTTGCCCACGGGTGGATTCCGCCCGGAATCACGCTTCCGGTGGGCGTGCGATTGTTGGCGCCCGGGCGCCAGACCGGCAAAGCCTCGGCACTGCTCGGTGAGGCGATCCGGACCGCCACCTACACGCCCGGCGATCGGGTCGGCCGGGCGACCGACTTCGCCGCGACCGAATCGTCGGTGCAGGCCCGCGAACTGCCGGCGGTCGAGGATATCTCATGGGAACTGGGTCGAGTCACGCACTGGCGCGACGGACTGCCGCGGTTAGTGCACACCCTGGCCAAAGCCGCGACTGCGGGAACGGGTGTCGTAGAAGAGGAAGCCGACCTGCTGCGCGTTCATCTCGACACGGCCCGTTATCAGCTGCTGAGCCAGTATCCGGATGTGGTGCCCGCGCTGTTGCTCAACTGCCTGTTGTTGGCCGCCACCGAAAGCAGCGTGGCCGGCGATGCGACGTCGGCGAACTATCACCTGGCGTGGTTCCAGAAGCTCGACGAACCGCCGGCCAGCCAGTGGACTGCCGAGACCTGA
- a CDS encoding GNAT family N-acetyltransferase, with protein sequence MSTDRASSVPAVGLPIRTERLTIRPLRRNDLEAMHAVYSDPEATRFIPGGVRDHDGTRQRVADLIDHHERHGVSKWAVTLSHNGQLIGDCGLQFLPGRQDLELGFHFARAYWGHGYAAESASACLAWALTNRTERILAIVDPSHHASQRVLTKLGMQRVGRDHILGHSWIVYEAHRDPAH encoded by the coding sequence ATGAGTACCGATCGTGCATCATCGGTCCCCGCGGTTGGATTGCCGATCCGCACCGAGCGTCTGACGATCCGCCCCCTTCGGCGAAATGACCTCGAAGCCATGCACGCCGTGTACTCGGATCCCGAAGCGACACGGTTCATTCCTGGCGGCGTGCGCGACCACGACGGCACTCGCCAACGAGTCGCAGACCTCATTGATCATCACGAACGTCACGGCGTCAGCAAATGGGCGGTCACCCTGTCCCACAACGGTCAGCTCATCGGTGACTGCGGACTGCAATTCCTGCCCGGGCGCCAAGACCTTGAGTTGGGCTTTCATTTCGCCCGCGCATATTGGGGCCACGGCTATGCCGCCGAATCCGCGTCAGCCTGCTTGGCGTGGGCACTGACTAACCGAACTGAACGCATACTGGCCATCGTCGACCCAAGCCATCACGCCTCGCAACGCGTTTTAACCAAGCTCGGCATGCAACGAGTTGGACGCGACCACATCCTCGGACACAGCTGGATCGTCTACGAAGCTCACCGCGACCCCGCCCACTAA
- a CDS encoding sensor domain-containing protein, whose product MSDLHQRGVGYPYASAAASPSPWQPSPWAPQRTDERRPAFTAHPVGAPAPFTGWTPPSSSAPPWPAQWAPGAYPPPGRPRRTSRTYAIVGVAAAAVAMCAVVAVIVTGSTPSQPAPQGSDTTTAPASPSLPPPSPAPTIAVNALTGLLPDPAAINAIMGTSAMVLVPDPAPDKMWTADIDRPDCLGTYHPAELANYQGSGWIAVQTQMLREPGENWTHSVSQAVISFASAQAATDFASQQGAKWQRCMGVAATVTDTTSHERYTFTVDRVDNQNGTLTARFTYEGLAGWGCQRALTAHNNVVIDVRACSDAPTDQAAKIAASIAGRAA is encoded by the coding sequence ATGTCAGATCTGCATCAGCGCGGAGTCGGATACCCCTACGCCTCGGCAGCTGCATCGCCCTCGCCGTGGCAGCCTTCGCCGTGGGCACCCCAGCGCACGGACGAGCGCCGGCCGGCCTTCACCGCACACCCGGTCGGGGCACCCGCGCCGTTCACCGGCTGGACGCCGCCCTCGTCTTCCGCTCCTCCGTGGCCCGCTCAGTGGGCGCCGGGCGCCTACCCGCCGCCCGGGCGGCCGCGGCGCACATCACGCACGTACGCGATCGTCGGCGTCGCCGCCGCCGCCGTGGCGATGTGCGCAGTAGTGGCCGTGATCGTCACGGGATCAACGCCGTCACAGCCCGCACCCCAAGGCAGCGACACCACCACGGCACCGGCATCACCAAGCCTGCCACCGCCCTCGCCCGCCCCCACCATCGCGGTCAACGCGCTGACCGGCCTGCTACCAGATCCGGCGGCCATCAACGCGATCATGGGCACCAGCGCGATGGTGCTCGTGCCCGATCCGGCGCCCGACAAAATGTGGACCGCCGATATCGATCGGCCTGACTGCCTCGGGACCTATCACCCGGCCGAATTGGCGAACTACCAAGGCAGCGGCTGGATTGCAGTGCAAACTCAGATGCTTCGCGAGCCCGGTGAGAACTGGACGCACTCCGTGAGCCAAGCGGTGATCAGCTTCGCCTCGGCGCAAGCCGCAACCGATTTCGCTTCCCAGCAGGGCGCCAAGTGGCAAAGGTGCATGGGCGTAGCTGCGACCGTCACCGACACCACCAGCCACGAACGCTACACGTTCACAGTCGACCGCGTAGACAACCAAAACGGCACGCTCACAGCGCGTTTCACCTATGAGGGTCTGGCTGGTTGGGGATGTCAGCGCGCGTTGACCGCGCACAACAACGTCGTGATCGACGTTCGGGCATGCAGTGACGCTCCGACCGACCAGGCCGCCAAGATTGCAGCCTCCATTGCAGGGCGTGCGGCATGA
- a CDS encoding dipeptidase — MTSLLWDQHLCLPLHTDSDVAPLTRYQRHGGAFVSVNAGYSPHSLNDTLALLQHYRCAVDAHPDLELAATVGDVAAITGAGRIAVVFDLEDSRPLDDDLANLTVLADLGVRTLLPTYNHANRAGSGCLDVADNGLTEWGRSIIGEMNTVGIVPDGSHCSARTGLDMCEISTGPVIYSHSCMRAVWDHPRNISDDQARACAATGGVIGITGVGIFLGPNTPTLEAMTRHLEYAVDLVGIEHVGISSDFSVDYADFIAELTRNPHMFDDSYTRWGPIQWMAPETLLTLGEHLSQRGWTATGINAVVGGNFHRVAQCAWRT; from the coding sequence ATGACCTCGCTCCTGTGGGACCAGCACCTGTGTCTGCCACTGCATACTGACAGCGACGTCGCCCCGTTGACCCGCTACCAGCGTCACGGCGGCGCCTTCGTGTCAGTCAACGCAGGATATTCGCCGCACAGCCTCAACGACACGCTGGCGCTGTTGCAGCATTACCGTTGCGCGGTCGACGCGCACCCGGACCTCGAGCTGGCGGCCACCGTCGGCGACGTCGCAGCGATCACCGGTGCTGGCCGCATCGCCGTGGTCTTCGACCTCGAAGACTCCCGCCCTCTCGACGACGACCTTGCCAACCTCACCGTTCTCGCCGACCTTGGGGTGCGCACGCTGCTACCCACCTACAACCACGCCAACCGTGCCGGCAGTGGCTGTCTGGACGTCGCCGATAATGGTCTTACTGAGTGGGGGCGTTCGATCATCGGCGAGATGAACACCGTTGGCATCGTTCCCGACGGTTCGCACTGCAGTGCCCGCACCGGACTAGACATGTGCGAGATCTCGACCGGCCCAGTCATTTACAGTCACTCGTGCATGCGCGCGGTCTGGGATCATCCCCGCAATATCAGCGATGACCAAGCCCGCGCCTGCGCGGCCACCGGCGGCGTCATCGGAATCACCGGCGTCGGCATCTTCCTGGGGCCCAACACCCCGACCCTGGAGGCAATGACTCGGCATCTGGAATACGCCGTCGATCTGGTCGGCATCGAGCACGTGGGGATCAGCAGCGACTTCTCCGTTGACTACGCCGACTTCATTGCCGAACTCACCCGCAATCCGCACATGTTCGACGACAGCTACACGCGTTGGGGACCGATCCAGTGGATGGCTCCCGAGACACTACTGACACTCGGCGAACACCTCAGCCAACGCGGATGGACCGCTACGGGCATCAATGCCGTCGTGGGCGGCAACTTCCATCGTGTAGCCCAATGCGCATGGCGCACCTAA
- a CDS encoding DUF4226 domain-containing protein: MSIEQVAAQAVAVVQRARGLFGSSPQPPTPGEPTLESAAQIVSGAGARASVMSGDLVDAHRGFVHDATTRLTSNGHTDASLHQSLGSAALLNQVGARQLDTITEQTRALTQAAPGARSPAAQRTLLQGLRTQVSAANTVLNTTEQQSSTLAGQIRALDYQPGSRIQATGFGQDPPPASPATGEPPHGKDPRYWIDVTKIIAVGPGELAPYGTKQIGPGLWYPDDDGLSMSGPAPAKYPLDNATITRQDPHLLGPYGTKELAPGIFAPDPRRAYGVEQPWPPPQQPIDVRDVIHVAEGDKAPYGYYEYLPGWFAPLVPGPH, from the coding sequence GTGTCGATTGAGCAGGTAGCCGCCCAAGCGGTGGCGGTGGTGCAGCGTGCCCGCGGATTGTTCGGCTCTTCACCGCAGCCCCCGACCCCCGGTGAGCCCACCCTGGAATCGGCCGCCCAAATAGTCAGCGGCGCAGGAGCCCGCGCCTCGGTGATGTCCGGCGACCTCGTCGATGCACACCGGGGCTTTGTCCACGACGCCACCACACGACTGACCAGCAACGGACACACCGACGCCAGCCTGCACCAAAGCTTGGGCAGCGCCGCACTACTCAACCAGGTCGGCGCCCGCCAACTCGACACGATCACCGAGCAAACCCGCGCCCTGACTCAAGCCGCACCCGGCGCCCGCTCCCCCGCCGCACAACGCACCCTGCTCCAAGGCCTGCGCACCCAAGTCTCGGCGGCCAACACCGTGCTCAACACCACCGAACAACAATCAAGCACCCTGGCCGGACAAATCCGCGCCCTCGACTACCAACCCGGCAGCCGCATCCAAGCAACCGGCTTCGGCCAGGACCCGCCGCCGGCCTCTCCGGCAACCGGTGAGCCGCCACACGGTAAAGATCCGCGCTACTGGATCGATGTCACCAAAATCATCGCTGTTGGGCCAGGAGAATTGGCCCCGTACGGGACTAAGCAGATCGGGCCAGGCTTGTGGTATCCCGACGATGACGGGCTGTCGATGTCGGGTCCCGCGCCGGCGAAGTATCCACTGGATAACGCCACGATTACCCGGCAAGACCCGCACTTGCTGGGACCCTACGGTACGAAGGAATTGGCGCCGGGGATCTTCGCGCCTGACCCTCGTCGGGCTTACGGCGTTGAGCAGCCATGGCCTCCGCCGCAGCAGCCGATTGATGTGCGCGACGTCATCCACGTCGCTGAGGGCGATAAGGCCCCATACGGATATTACGAGTACCTGCCTGGTTGGTTTGCGCCCCTAGTACCTGGTCCGCATTAG
- a CDS encoding serine/threonine-protein kinase, translating to MPLSEGASFAGYTVVRLLGAGEMGEVYLARHPRLPRLEALKVLRADLSADPNFQKRFIREADRASQLWHPHIVAVHDRGEFNGQLWIAMDYVNGPNLHTVLTQRQGLGLPPAEVLAVVSAVGAALDHAHQLGLLHRDVKPANIMISHPDDGSTPRILLSDFGIARPADDNDVTASLMTDTVKTLGTFTYAAPELLRGATLDGRADQYALAATAYHLLTGVPPFSDTDPISVIHAHLTSPPPRPGNTRPDMAITDVVFVHAMAKDPTQRFPRCSDFAAALTSQLQSPAPTPAPGALPLPTSAPLAAPTPPPPFAPTTPPPWPGPHPAFPPPTAPRYPTPPPHRAPIPRRSRKRLVVSAVSALAVVALVVGGGIFAVAKFSGPDAAQRAAQDREAARLVGQHYLEALATGDAQTAVSLSGQQPATPQLLTDKALVDELSATPISAITATNDAARNPDASPDTQRVVLSARFGLTPSQAVITVHKKDGQWKLDTTTIAVTITAPPNSAAAMKALVVAGALTNGASTISVFPGTPHVSSSNRYIDITADTTPLLLEALTAADPPTITPAIALNDVGRQVSLETVDRRAHYCYAGAAPPEGCCPPEGCRQVVTTGPNAIDNDSLNLDSLETTDNMHYDLDANTLRVHVTGVLHYRAHATQQGRPVNLHETLPVDGGVDLSTQPPVFLRRQELK from the coding sequence ATGCCGTTGAGCGAAGGTGCCTCGTTTGCCGGTTACACGGTGGTGCGGCTTTTGGGTGCCGGGGAGATGGGCGAGGTGTATTTGGCGCGCCACCCCCGGTTGCCGCGGCTGGAGGCCCTCAAGGTGCTACGCGCGGATCTGTCGGCCGACCCTAATTTCCAGAAACGATTCATCCGTGAGGCCGATCGTGCGTCGCAGCTGTGGCATCCCCACATCGTGGCGGTCCACGACCGGGGCGAATTCAACGGCCAGCTCTGGATCGCCATGGACTACGTCAACGGCCCCAATCTTCATACGGTCCTCACGCAACGCCAGGGCCTGGGCCTGCCGCCGGCCGAGGTGCTCGCCGTGGTCAGCGCCGTCGGCGCGGCGTTGGATCACGCTCATCAGCTCGGCCTGCTGCACCGCGACGTCAAACCCGCCAACATCATGATCAGCCACCCCGATGACGGCAGCACTCCCCGAATCTTATTGAGCGACTTCGGTATCGCTCGGCCCGCCGACGACAACGACGTGACGGCCAGCCTGATGACCGACACCGTCAAAACGTTGGGAACCTTCACCTACGCCGCACCCGAACTACTGCGCGGCGCCACACTCGATGGCCGTGCCGACCAATACGCTCTGGCCGCCACGGCCTACCACTTGCTGACCGGCGTCCCACCCTTTTCCGATACAGATCCCATCTCAGTGATCCACGCGCATTTGACCTCGCCACCTCCGCGCCCCGGAAACACCCGCCCGGACATGGCCATCACCGACGTGGTGTTCGTCCACGCCATGGCCAAAGACCCCACCCAACGCTTCCCCCGATGCAGCGACTTCGCCGCCGCCCTGACCAGCCAGCTCCAAAGCCCCGCCCCAACCCCGGCCCCAGGCGCATTGCCCCTGCCCACCTCAGCGCCCCTGGCCGCCCCGACTCCCCCACCCCCCTTCGCGCCCACCACTCCCCCACCCTGGCCTGGCCCACACCCCGCCTTCCCACCACCGACGGCCCCCCGCTACCCCACCCCGCCACCACACAGAGCACCTATACCGCGGCGCTCCCGCAAACGGCTTGTGGTATCAGCAGTTTCGGCACTGGCGGTGGTGGCCCTGGTGGTTGGCGGCGGCATCTTCGCGGTAGCCAAATTCAGCGGTCCCGACGCGGCCCAGCGCGCCGCGCAAGACCGCGAGGCCGCGCGCCTGGTGGGCCAGCACTATTTGGAGGCGCTAGCCACCGGAGATGCCCAGACCGCTGTGTCGCTGAGCGGCCAACAACCGGCTACCCCGCAACTTTTGACCGACAAGGCACTCGTCGACGAGCTCTCGGCGACGCCGATCAGCGCGATCACCGCGACTAACGACGCGGCACGGAATCCGGACGCCTCGCCGGATACCCAACGCGTCGTGCTGTCGGCTCGCTTCGGGCTCACCCCCTCCCAAGCGGTGATCACCGTCCACAAAAAGGACGGTCAGTGGAAGCTGGACACCACCACCATCGCGGTCACAATCACCGCACCGCCGAACTCCGCGGCCGCGATGAAAGCCCTCGTCGTCGCCGGCGCGCTCACCAATGGGGCCAGCACAATCTCGGTGTTCCCCGGAACACCACATGTCTCCTCGTCGAATCGCTACATCGACATCACCGCAGACACGACACCACTGCTGCTCGAGGCACTGACGGCGGCCGACCCGCCCACCATCACACCGGCGATCGCGCTCAACGACGTCGGCCGTCAAGTATCACTAGAGACGGTCGATAGACGAGCGCACTACTGCTATGCCGGGGCCGCTCCGCCAGAAGGGTGTTGCCCCCCTGAAGGGTGTCGGCAAGTCGTCACCACCGGCCCCAACGCCATCGACAACGACAGTTTGAACCTGGACTCTCTTGAGACCACCGACAACATGCATTACGACCTCGACGCCAACACCCTGAGGGTTCACGTCACTGGTGTCCTGCACTACCGCGCCCACGCAACCCAGCAAGGTCGACCCGTGAACTTGCATGAAACCCTGCCCGTCGACGGCGGTGTCGATCTGAGCACCCAACCACCGGTCTTCCTGCGAAGACAAGAACTGAAGTAA
- a CDS encoding IS110 family transposase — protein sequence MDVVIGVDAHKATHTFVGVDSVGRKLAEITVAATTDGHLEALSWARDTFRGDLVWGVEDCRNLSTRLENDLLHAGQHVVRVPPQLMARTRASARTRGKSDPIDALAVARAVLREPDLPVASHDDTSRELKLLVDRREHLVQYRRATMNRLMWRVHELDPPHASKRMRLDHELPRQALRSWLATQPGLLAELAYDELTDIARLTDEIDALERRIAVRVRAAAPSLLTLFGCAELTAAKLIGETAGVHRFRSEAAYARHAGLAPIPHTSGGSQVRLRGSRCGNRQLNAALFRIAFTQLRGGSGADYYRRRRDAGDTHAKALRCLERKIVRKVYTHLRTDEANRHQSQPAPWHFEELERLNDQWSRALATLGDR from the coding sequence ATGGATGTCGTGATCGGTGTCGATGCACACAAGGCCACCCACACCTTCGTCGGTGTCGACAGCGTCGGCCGAAAGCTGGCAGAAATTACCGTGGCGGCAACCACCGACGGGCACCTCGAGGCACTGAGCTGGGCCCGCGACACTTTCAGGGGCGACTTGGTCTGGGGGGTGGAGGATTGCCGCAACCTCAGCACGCGACTAGAAAACGACTTACTCCACGCAGGACAACATGTCGTGCGTGTGCCACCCCAACTAATGGCCCGCACCCGTGCCTCGGCCCGCACCCGGGGCAAGTCGGACCCCATTGATGCCCTGGCCGTGGCGCGCGCGGTGCTGCGCGAACCGGACCTGCCCGTGGCCAGCCACGACGACACCTCGCGGGAATTGAAGCTGCTCGTCGATCGCCGCGAGCACCTGGTCCAGTACCGGCGCGCGACCATGAATCGGTTGATGTGGCGCGTGCACGAACTCGACCCACCCCACGCCAGCAAACGGATGAGGCTCGACCACGAGCTTCCACGTCAAGCGCTGCGGAGCTGGCTGGCCACCCAGCCCGGCTTGCTCGCGGAGCTGGCCTACGACGAGTTGACCGACATCGCCAGGCTCACCGACGAAATCGACGCCCTGGAACGCCGTATCGCCGTGCGCGTGCGCGCCGCGGCGCCCTCACTTTTGACGCTGTTTGGCTGCGCCGAACTCACCGCCGCCAAACTCATCGGAGAAACCGCCGGCGTGCACCGGTTCCGCAGCGAAGCCGCCTACGCCCGCCACGCCGGCCTCGCCCCCATCCCACACACCTCGGGAGGCAGCCAAGTGCGGCTGCGCGGTAGCCGCTGCGGCAACCGTCAACTCAACGCCGCGCTGTTCCGCATCGCCTTCACCCAACTGCGGGGCGGCTCCGGCGCCGACTACTACCGTCGGCGCCGCGACGCCGGTGACACACACGCCAAAGCCCTGCGGTGCCTGGAACGCAAAATTGTGCGCAAGGTTTATACGCACCTGCGTACCGATGAAGCCAACAGACACCAATCCCAGCCCGCCCCATGGCATTTCGAAGAACTCGAGCGGCTCAACGACCAGTGGTCACGCGCGCTGGCCACCCTGGGGGACCGATGA
- a CDS encoding sensor domain-containing protein, whose translation MISPCRQSYRGVAAFALACVIMTWACSHVLSGQPRALSARDSAAPTVAPTDLDKLLLSDEHISDIVGAGPLATFHTYSTITPADASETFSDPSCAEAVWNTMWTAYDGSGYTGALGHGLREPGDRHTHSVDQGVVAFPTADAATLFVARVTLAWQHCADAHFSDTGPTGPPPNTRTDWYTVGYPTISDISTLVIHPEGKGEQTNVRAITSRSNVVIDVAAQGPAMVTDKMVTIANAIAAKLPH comes from the coding sequence ATGATTTCACCGTGCCGCCAGAGCTATCGGGGTGTCGCCGCCTTCGCACTGGCTTGCGTGATCATGACGTGGGCGTGTTCACACGTCCTTAGCGGACAGCCGCGCGCGCTGTCGGCTCGAGACAGTGCGGCCCCGACCGTGGCCCCGACAGATCTCGACAAACTGCTGCTGTCGGACGAACACATCAGCGACATCGTCGGCGCCGGCCCGCTGGCGACCTTCCACACCTATTCGACAATCACCCCGGCCGATGCCAGCGAGACCTTCTCAGATCCGAGCTGTGCCGAAGCAGTCTGGAACACCATGTGGACCGCCTACGACGGCTCTGGCTACACCGGAGCGCTCGGACACGGGTTGCGCGAGCCCGGCGACCGGCATACCCATTCCGTCGACCAAGGAGTGGTCGCGTTTCCCACCGCTGATGCAGCCACCCTATTCGTCGCGCGCGTGACACTGGCCTGGCAGCACTGCGCCGACGCCCATTTCAGCGACACCGGGCCCACCGGGCCGCCGCCGAACACCCGAACCGATTGGTACACAGTGGGATATCCGACAATTTCCGATATCTCAACACTCGTCATCCACCCGGAAGGCAAGGGTGAACAGACCAACGTACGCGCAATCACCTCACGCTCCAATGTCGTCATTGACGTCGCTGCACAAGGCCCCGCCATGGTCACCGACAAGATGGTGACGATCGCGAACGCGATCGCCGCCAAGCTACCCCACTAA